The following are encoded together in the Zingiber officinale cultivar Zhangliang chromosome 8A, Zo_v1.1, whole genome shotgun sequence genome:
- the LOC122010211 gene encoding uncharacterized protein LOC122010211: MSVERSFEAWEEVQRHGLDLADRLAQGFNGLLQSHIAPPAFPWPPPGKTDPVISPSAVAADGVSAILAIGNRLGQAGAELGDGINGVVQQFFRNLPVPFWHQEDERRAAQLRLDLDSARRRDEAVEMRCSSASASASGYEEIRLTAEQFGGGGFLEPLAATEGVDDSEDEERLEFDLSTSRCFRKPQGIINITSMYNSRTNEIESSLVARGDLWRVEASRSGSSSRNDSSPPFLIQLGPLLVVRDTTFLLPVHLSKQHLLWYGYDRKNGIHSVCPALWSKHRRWLMMSMICLYPFTCTFMDLQFPNGQLTYVAGEGLTTSAFLPVLGGLLQAQGHYPGETRFSFSHKNKSGTRITPMVQWPDKSFSLGFVQDLAWKRSGLILRPTIQLSLCPTFGGNNPGLQTELTHSLEERLSLSCGCSLTTHPSAFASVAFGRSKWNGNAGKTGVVIRAEIPLSSVDRPVFSVQLNNGMEF; encoded by the exons ATGTCCGTGGAGAGATCGTTCGAGGCGTGGGAGGAGGTGCAGCGCCATGGCCTTGACCTCGCGGATCGCCTTGCCCAGGGTTTCAACGGCCTCCTCCAGTCTCATATCGCTCCCCCTGCCTTTCCCTGGCCTCCCCCCGGCAAAACCGACCCTGTAATCTCGCCCTCGGCCGTCGCCGCGGATGGCGTATCAGCCATCCTCGCCATCGGCAACCGCCTCGGCCAGGCCGGCGCTGAGTTGGGCGACGGTATCAACGGGGTTGTGCAGCAGTTCTTCCGGAATCTACCTGTGCCCTTTTGGCATCAGGAGGATGAGAGACGGGCGGCTCAGCTAAGGTTGGATCTTGATAGTGCTAGGAGGAGGGACGAGGCCGTGGAGATGCGATGCAGCAGTGCTTCTGCATCTGCTTCTGGTTACGAGGAGATCAGATTGACTGCAGAACAGTTTGGCGGTGGGGGATTTTTGGAGCCGCTGGCAGCAACGGAAGGAGTTGATGATTCGGAAGATGAGGAGAGACTTGAGTTTGATTTGAGTACTTCTAGATGCTTCAGAAAGCCTCAG GGGATCATTAATATTACATCAATGTACAATAGTAGGACCAATGAAATTGAAAGCTCATTGGTGGCAAGGGGAGATCTTTGGAGAGTGGAGGCATCACGCAGCGGTTCTTCTTCAAGGAATGATAGTTCACCTCCTTTTCTTATCCAGCTTGGACCACTACTTGTTGTTCGGGATACAACATTTCTTTTGCCTGTTCATTTATCAAAGCAGCACTTGCTGTGGTATGGTTATGATCGGAAG AATGGAATTCATTCCGTTTGTCCAGCTCTATGGTCAAAGCATAGGCGATGGTTAATGATGTCGATGATCTGTCTATATCCATTTACTTGT ACATTCATGGATTTGCAATTCCCAAATGGTCAACTGACATATGTGGCTGGTGAGGGCCTGACGACTAGTGCTtttcttcctgttcttggtggGTTGCTTCAGGCTCAAGGTCATTATCCAGGAGAAACAAGATTCAGCTTCTCTCACAAG AACAAAAGTGGAACCCGCATCACACCAATGGTGCAGTGGCCTGATAAATCGTTTTCACTTGGGTTTGTACAAGATTTAGCTTGGAAGAGATCTGGTCTAATTCTACGTCCAACCATTCAACTCAG TTTATGCCCAACTTTTGGTGGAAACAATCCAGGACTGCAAACTGAGCTCACCCATTCTCTTGAGGAGCGACTTAGTTTAAGTTGTGGTTGTTCTCTTACAACGCACCCATCTGCTTTTGCATCTGTTGCT TTTGGGAGATCCAAGTGGAATGGAAATGCTGGAAAGACTGGTGTAGTTATTAGAGCAGAAATCCCACTAAGTTCGGTTGACAGGCCGGTCTTCTCCGTCCAGTTGAACAATGGTATGGAGTTCTGA